A genome region from Pseudomonas anguilliseptica includes the following:
- a CDS encoding PepSY domain-containing protein, with translation MRKLLLLSLVLASPLTFAATQCTNADKAQWQDQDKFQADLKTQGYEIKKFKVTGGNCYEIYGFNKDGQKVEIYLDPVTGKAIKGGVEG, from the coding sequence ATGCGCAAACTGCTTCTGCTGTCTCTGGTTCTGGCCAGCCCGCTGACCTTCGCCGCCACCCAATGCACCAACGCCGACAAGGCGCAGTGGCAGGATCAGGACAAGTTCCAGGCTGACCTCAAAACTCAGGGCTATGAGATCAAGAAGTTCAAGGTCACCGGTGGTAACTGCTACGAAATCTACGGTTTCAACAAGGATGGCCAGAAGGTCGAAATCTACTTAGATCCGGTCACTGGCAAGGCCATCAAAGGCGGCGTTGAAGGCTGA
- a CDS encoding DUF2946 domain-containing protein produces MPRNRSFTADYRASWLALLAMLLLSVGPLLSQLTAPAEPAWLTELACGEHAGSHNDPLNHDALWAKCGYCTLLLNSPATGCASQTLALAAAIPADRHIAPVRSGVARSAIFPGSRSRAPPAYS; encoded by the coding sequence ATGCCCCGCAATCGCTCCTTCACTGCCGATTACCGCGCGAGCTGGCTGGCTCTGTTGGCCATGCTGTTGCTCAGTGTTGGGCCGTTGCTGTCGCAGCTCACTGCGCCGGCTGAACCGGCCTGGCTGACGGAACTGGCTTGCGGGGAGCATGCCGGTAGTCATAACGACCCTCTGAATCACGACGCGCTGTGGGCCAAGTGCGGCTATTGCACCTTGTTGCTCAACAGCCCGGCCACCGGCTGCGCCAGCCAGACACTGGCGCTGGCCGCCGCTATACCCGCTGACCGGCATATTGCGCCGGTGCGCAGTGGCGTTGCCCGCTCAGCCATTTTCCCCGGTTCGCGCAGCCGCGCACCGCCTGCCTATTCCTGA
- a CDS encoding adenosine deaminase, which translates to MYDWLNALPKAELHLHIEGSLEPELLFALAERNKIKLPWNDVEALRSAYAFNNLQEFLDLYYAGADVLRTEQDFYDLTWAYLQKCKAQNVIHTEPFFDPQTHTDRGIPFEVVLRGIKQALVDGEKQLGISHGLILSFLRHLPEEEAFKTLEQARPFRDAFIAVGLDSSEMGHPPSKFQRVFDKARSEGYLTVAHAGEEGPPEYIWEALDLLKIERIDHGVRAIEDERLMQRIIDEQIPLTVCPLSNTKLCVFDDMRQHNILQMLERGVKVTVNSDDPAYFGGYVTENFAALHDSLGMTQEQAKRLAQNSLDARLV; encoded by the coding sequence TCAATGCCCTGCCCAAGGCCGAACTGCACCTGCACATTGAGGGGTCGCTGGAGCCCGAGCTGCTGTTTGCCCTGGCCGAGCGCAACAAGATCAAGCTGCCCTGGAATGACGTTGAAGCGCTGCGCAGCGCCTATGCCTTCAACAACCTGCAGGAATTTCTCGACCTGTATTACGCCGGTGCCGATGTGCTGCGCACCGAGCAGGATTTCTACGACCTGACCTGGGCCTACCTGCAAAAGTGCAAGGCGCAGAACGTCATCCACACCGAGCCGTTCTTCGACCCGCAGACCCACACCGATCGGGGCATTCCCTTCGAAGTGGTGCTGCGCGGTATCAAACAGGCGCTGGTCGATGGCGAGAAACAACTGGGTATCAGCCACGGTTTGATCCTGAGCTTTCTGCGTCATCTGCCCGAAGAAGAAGCCTTTAAAACCCTGGAGCAGGCCAGGCCATTTCGCGATGCGTTTATCGCCGTCGGCCTGGACAGTTCGGAAATGGGCCACCCGCCGAGCAAGTTCCAGCGGGTGTTCGACAAGGCGCGCAGCGAGGGCTATCTGACCGTGGCTCACGCCGGTGAAGAAGGCCCGCCCGAATACATCTGGGAAGCCCTGGACCTGCTGAAAATCGAGCGCATTGACCACGGCGTGCGCGCCATCGAAGACGAGCGGCTGATGCAGCGCATCATCGACGAGCAGATCCCGCTAACCGTCTGCCCGCTGTCCAACACCAAGCTCTGCGTATTCGACGACATGCGCCAGCACAACATCCTGCAGATGCTTGAACGCGGGGTGAAGGTGACGGTGAACTCGGATGATCCGGCCTACTTCGGCGGCTACGTCACCGAGAACTTCGCCGCACTGCACGACAGTCTGGGCATGACCCAGGAGCAGGCCAAGCGCCTGGCGCAAAACAGCCTGGATGCACGCCTGGTCTGA
- a CDS encoding copper chaperone PCu(A)C has protein sequence MLLKKTLLIAALLSPNLFASAHEYTAGELHIAHPWSREMPAVAPTAAAYFVVHNKGSEADRLLSASTPVAGKAELHEHIHADGLMKMQQVQNVAIPAGGEVKFEPMGYHVMLFNLKQQAKDGEGFPLTLTFEKAGKVDVEIAVHKDAPAGEKSHGEGHAH, from the coding sequence ATGTTGTTGAAAAAGACCCTGCTGATTGCCGCTCTGCTGAGTCCGAACCTGTTTGCCAGTGCTCACGAATACACCGCTGGCGAGCTGCATATTGCACACCCCTGGTCGCGGGAAATGCCGGCCGTAGCGCCCACCGCTGCAGCCTATTTCGTGGTGCACAACAAGGGCAGCGAGGCCGATCGCCTGCTCAGCGCCAGCACACCGGTGGCGGGCAAAGCCGAGCTGCACGAACATATCCACGCCGATGGCCTGATGAAGATGCAGCAGGTGCAGAATGTGGCGATTCCTGCCGGTGGCGAAGTGAAGTTCGAACCCATGGGCTACCACGTCATGCTGTTCAACCTGAAACAGCAGGCCAAGGACGGCGAGGGCTTTCCGCTGACCCTGACCTTCGAGAAGGCCGGCAAAGTCGACGTGGAAATTGCCGTACACAAGGACGCCCCTGCCGGTGAGAAATCCCACGGTGAAGGGCACGCGCACTGA
- a CDS encoding TonB-dependent copper receptor, translating to MSTCSLLISAAPFRLAPLCVGLLLATQAHAAQTTEHDPEQHALQLPPSVVTAVQQSSPLTVVADPKDPRQPVPASDAADYLKTIPGFSAIRSGGSNSDPVLRGMFGSRLLLLTDGGQMLGACPGRMDAPSSYISPETFDLLTVNKGPQTVIWGPGASAGVVRFDRAPERFGELGARLHASVLAGSNGRFDQTLDGAVGGEQGYLRVTGNRSHSDDYANGNGDTIPSRWDKWNGDVALGWTPDADTLVELTAGRGDGEARYGGRGMDGTQFKRESLGLRIERDNFGGVLDKVEAKVYYNYADHIMDNFRLRVPDPTSMMAMPMASQVDRRTLGARLAATWVWEDVELITGLDAQRSEHRARRSTYSMMTGYTDADRFPWNKDALMHNYGAFAEATWSLAEHDRLVSGARVDRASAKDYRQSFRSMMGMPRPNPTAGETRADTLPSGFVRYEHDLSGSPTTVYAGIGHVQRFPDYWELFSAGLNGPAGADNAFDGIKPEKTTQLDIGIQYKGDDLQAWASAYVGQVRDYILFDYRGMSTQADNVDARIMGGELGVAYDLTSNWKTDATLAYAWGKNSSDGEALPQMPPLEARLGLTYQRDDWSVGGLWRVVDGQGRIAAGRGNVVGQDFGDSAGFGVLSLNGAYRVSEQVKLSAGVDNLLDKQYAEHLNLGGDSGFGFPADTRIDEPGRTLWAKVDFDF from the coding sequence ATGTCTACTTGTTCGCTTTTGATCAGTGCTGCACCTTTTCGACTGGCGCCGCTGTGCGTCGGTCTGCTGTTGGCCACTCAGGCGCATGCCGCGCAAACCACTGAACACGACCCGGAGCAGCATGCGCTGCAATTGCCGCCCTCGGTGGTCACCGCCGTGCAGCAAAGCTCGCCACTGACCGTGGTGGCCGACCCCAAGGATCCGCGCCAGCCGGTGCCGGCCAGTGATGCAGCGGATTATCTGAAGACCATTCCGGGTTTCTCCGCGATTCGCAGTGGCGGCAGCAACAGTGATCCGGTACTGCGCGGCATGTTCGGTTCGCGCCTGCTGCTGCTCACCGACGGCGGGCAGATGCTCGGTGCCTGCCCGGGCCGGATGGATGCGCCCAGCTCGTATATCTCGCCGGAAACCTTTGACCTGCTGACCGTGAACAAAGGCCCGCAAACGGTTATCTGGGGCCCCGGCGCTTCGGCTGGGGTGGTGCGTTTCGACCGTGCGCCGGAGCGTTTCGGCGAGCTGGGTGCGCGCCTGCATGCCAGCGTGCTGGCCGGCTCCAATGGCCGTTTCGACCAGACCCTGGATGGTGCTGTGGGCGGTGAGCAAGGCTACCTGCGGGTGACCGGTAACCGCTCGCATTCGGATGATTACGCCAACGGTAACGGCGACACCATCCCCTCGCGCTGGGATAAATGGAACGGCGACGTGGCCCTGGGCTGGACGCCGGATGCCGACACCCTGGTCGAACTCACCGCCGGCCGTGGCGATGGCGAGGCACGCTACGGCGGCCGTGGCATGGACGGCACCCAGTTCAAGCGCGAAAGCCTGGGCTTGCGCATTGAGCGGGACAATTTCGGCGGTGTACTGGATAAGGTCGAGGCCAAGGTCTACTACAACTACGCCGACCACATCATGGATAACTTCCGCCTGCGTGTGCCGGACCCGACCAGCATGATGGCCATGCCCATGGCCTCGCAGGTCGACCGTCGCACCCTCGGTGCACGCCTGGCTGCGACCTGGGTGTGGGAGGATGTTGAGCTGATTACTGGGCTCGATGCCCAGCGCAGCGAGCACCGTGCCCGTCGTTCCACCTACAGCATGATGACGGGCTACACGGACGCCGACCGCTTCCCCTGGAACAAGGACGCACTGATGCACAACTACGGCGCGTTCGCCGAGGCCACCTGGAGCCTGGCCGAGCATGATCGGCTGGTCTCCGGTGCGCGGGTGGATCGGGCCTCGGCCAAGGACTACCGGCAGAGTTTTCGCAGCATGATGGGTATGCCGCGGCCCAACCCAACGGCGGGTGAGACGCGCGCCGATACGTTGCCGAGCGGCTTTGTGCGCTACGAGCACGACCTGTCCGGTTCGCCGACCACCGTCTATGCCGGCATCGGCCATGTGCAGCGTTTCCCTGACTACTGGGAGCTGTTTTCCGCCGGGCTCAACGGGCCGGCTGGCGCAGACAATGCCTTCGACGGCATCAAGCCGGAGAAGACCACCCAGCTGGATATCGGTATCCAGTACAAGGGTGACGACCTGCAGGCCTGGGCCTCGGCCTATGTCGGCCAGGTGCGTGACTACATCCTGTTCGACTACCGTGGCATGAGCACTCAAGCCGACAATGTCGACGCGCGCATCATGGGCGGCGAGCTGGGCGTGGCCTATGACCTGACGAGCAACTGGAAGACCGATGCCACCCTGGCCTATGCCTGGGGCAAGAACAGCAGCGACGGCGAAGCGCTGCCGCAGATGCCGCCGCTGGAAGCACGTCTGGGCCTGACCTATCAGCGTGACGACTGGAGCGTCGGTGGCCTGTGGCGGGTGGTCGATGGCCAGGGCCGCATCGCCGCTGGACGCGGCAACGTGGTGGGGCAGGACTTTGGCGACAGCGCCGGCTTCGGTGTGCTCTCGCTCAACGGTGCTTACCGCGTCAGCGAGCAGGTCAAGCTCAGTGCCGGGGTGGATAACCTGCTCGACAAGCAATACGCCGAGCACCTGAATCTGGGCGGTGACTCCGGTTTTGGCTTCCCGGCTGATACTCGGATCGACGAGCCGGGCCGCACCTTGTGGGCCAAGGTCGATTTCGACTTCTGA
- a CDS encoding cytochrome b/b6 domain-containing protein, producing the protein MNTATTRLWDPLVRLFHWSLASAFLANYFFTEEGESWHRWFGYYAVAWLAIRLVWGFIGTPAARWADFWPTRARLVEHLRALFSGRDFHRMGHSPLGALVMIGMMLLMLGLGVTGFLMEEVDYFWGADLPLEIHEFCADALMALVGLHIAAALFESYRLKENLPLSMVTGKRRKLDH; encoded by the coding sequence ATGAACACCGCCACCACACGCCTCTGGGACCCGCTAGTAAGGTTGTTCCATTGGTCTCTGGCGAGCGCTTTCCTGGCCAATTACTTCTTCACCGAAGAGGGCGAGAGCTGGCACCGCTGGTTCGGTTACTACGCTGTGGCCTGGTTGGCGATTCGCCTGGTGTGGGGTTTTATCGGGACACCGGCAGCGCGCTGGGCGGACTTCTGGCCGACCCGGGCGCGCCTGGTCGAACATCTGCGGGCATTATTCAGCGGGCGTGATTTCCACCGCATGGGGCATTCCCCGCTGGGCGCGCTGGTGATGATCGGCATGATGCTGCTGATGCTCGGCCTGGGTGTGACCGGCTTTCTGATGGAAGAAGTCGACTACTTCTGGGGTGCAGATCTGCCATTAGAAATTCATGAATTCTGCGCCGATGCATTGATGGCCTTGGTGGGCCTGCACATCGCGGCGGCGTTGTTTGAAAGCTACCGGCTGAAGGAAAACCTGCCGCTGTCGATGGTCACCGGCAAGCGGCGCAAATTGGACCACTGA
- a CDS encoding PepSY-associated TM helix domain-containing protein: protein MQKPTTSNISFYNLAWRWHFYAGLFVIPFLILLSVTGIIYLFKPQLDQLMYAELQQVTPAEQAISADQQLALVRQAYPKASISQYLPPLNAERSAQFVLEADGRGLNVFVDPYSARILGSQDAQLNLQAIARQLHGDLMVGTLGDRLIELAAGWGIVLVVSGLYLWWPRGRSGAGVLWPRLSARGRLLWRDLHAVTGFWGSLLLLFMLLTGMTWTGFWGAQFAGAWNHFPAAMWDDVPQSGKLTGSLNSSSQQTVAWAVETTPLPASDPHAAHNCHATALAPAAPANLLQYVVDTAAERGVQPGYSITLPQGETGVYSIALFADDPRNDATLHIDQYSGAVLADVRWKDYGVVAKTVETGVMLHEGKLFGLANQLLMLAVCLLVLLSAVSGLIMWWQRRPSGKLGVAPLRHDLPRWKTAMVIMGLLGAAFPLVGASLLLIWALDWLLLSRLPKQRLANG, encoded by the coding sequence ATGCAGAAGCCGACTACGTCGAACATCTCGTTCTACAACCTGGCCTGGCGCTGGCATTTCTATGCCGGGCTGTTTGTGATTCCGTTTCTGATCCTGCTCTCGGTCACCGGCATCATCTACCTGTTCAAGCCACAACTTGACCAGCTGATGTATGCCGAACTGCAGCAGGTCACGCCTGCCGAACAGGCGATCTCGGCGGATCAGCAGCTGGCGTTGGTGCGTCAAGCGTATCCAAAGGCGAGCATCAGCCAGTACCTGCCGCCGCTGAACGCCGAGCGCAGTGCGCAGTTTGTGCTGGAGGCTGATGGCCGGGGCCTCAATGTATTTGTTGACCCCTACAGCGCCAGGATTCTCGGCAGCCAGGATGCGCAGCTCAACCTGCAGGCCATCGCCCGTCAGCTGCATGGTGATCTGATGGTCGGGACTCTGGGCGATCGGCTGATCGAGTTGGCCGCTGGTTGGGGCATCGTGCTGGTGGTCTCTGGCCTCTACCTGTGGTGGCCGCGCGGGCGTTCCGGTGCGGGCGTGCTGTGGCCAAGGCTGAGTGCCCGTGGGCGACTTTTATGGCGTGACCTGCATGCGGTGACTGGCTTCTGGGGCTCGCTGCTGTTGCTGTTTATGCTGCTCACCGGCATGACCTGGACTGGCTTCTGGGGTGCGCAGTTTGCCGGCGCCTGGAATCACTTCCCGGCGGCGATGTGGGACGACGTGCCGCAGTCCGGCAAGCTCACCGGCAGCCTCAACAGCAGCAGTCAGCAGACTGTCGCCTGGGCGGTGGAAACCACGCCGCTGCCGGCTTCCGATCCACACGCCGCGCATAACTGCCATGCCACTGCCCTGGCGCCCGCCGCCCCGGCCAACCTGCTGCAGTACGTAGTCGATACCGCTGCTGAGCGCGGCGTACAGCCGGGTTACAGCATCACCCTGCCGCAAGGTGAAACCGGGGTGTACAGCATCGCGCTGTTCGCCGACGACCCGCGTAACGACGCCACCTTGCATATCGATCAGTACAGCGGCGCGGTGCTCGCCGATGTGCGCTGGAAGGATTACGGCGTGGTGGCGAAAACCGTGGAAACCGGGGTGATGCTGCATGAAGGCAAGCTGTTCGGCCTGGCCAACCAGTTGCTGATGCTCGCGGTCTGCCTGCTGGTGCTGCTGAGCGCGGTCAGCGGCCTGATCATGTGGTGGCAACGCCGGCCGAGCGGCAAGCTCGGCGTAGCACCGCTGCGCCACGACCTGCCACGCTGGAAGACCGCGATGGTGATCATGGGCCTGCTCGGCGCGGCCTTTCCGCTGGTGGGGGCATCCCTGCTGCTGATCTGGGCGTTGGACTGGCTGCTGCTCTCGCGCCTGCCTAAGCAACGCTTGGCCAACGGCTGA